One stretch of Pandoraea oxalativorans DNA includes these proteins:
- a CDS encoding VOC family protein, translated as MLHPDMVNLYVASPPESAGFYAELFGMEPVEASPGFALFTLPTGMKLGLWARYSVAPTVIAPPGGSEVVFPVQSKAHVDATWEDWSARGITILQAPTDMDFGRTFVASDPDGHRLRVYKLSDER; from the coding sequence ATGCTGCATCCGGATATGGTGAATTTGTACGTCGCGAGTCCCCCTGAGAGCGCGGGTTTCTACGCCGAGCTGTTCGGCATGGAGCCGGTCGAAGCGTCGCCGGGGTTTGCGTTGTTCACGCTGCCTACGGGCATGAAGTTGGGGTTGTGGGCGCGTTATTCGGTCGCGCCGACGGTGATCGCGCCACCGGGCGGCAGCGAGGTGGTGTTTCCTGTGCAGTCCAAAGCACACGTCGATGCGACGTGGGAAGACTGGAGCGCACGCGGCATCACGATCCTGCAGGCGCCGACGGATATGGACTTCGGTCGGACGTTCGTGGCGTCGGACCCCGACGGTCATCGTCTGCGTGTGTATAAGCTGTCGGACGAGCGTTAA